A single Gopherus flavomarginatus isolate rGopFla2 chromosome 24, rGopFla2.mat.asm, whole genome shotgun sequence DNA region contains:
- the ZNRF4 gene encoding E3 ubiquitin-protein ligase ZNRF4 encodes MWSLLPTPLCLITVFLLLEAPMAEVFVYVVYKQNSTCIDFRALSACLGPPVPREGLRGYLIEAAPANACHPIGGPPAGSNSSAAFIALISRYDCPLGVKILHAQQAGYQAAIVHNVNSEKLVTMVTNVEEIRQKVGIPSVFTGESASKQLRRVMGSEKGIHVTLVVPEHYHNPCWDNAKLSIGDTARHYWDLQFGYCSKRMISLFIQEFGMAIGMIVCTLLVVGCMRWCRKSQNITVSTFKTGDKYVTCVICMAEYEEGDQLKILPCSHVYHGTCIDSWLLIQSQCKTCPICKQLVTVAR; translated from the coding sequence ATGTGGTCTCTGCTGCCGACTCCTCTCTGCCTGATCACTGTATTCCTGCTCTTAGAGGCACCTATGGCTGAAGTCTTTGTTTACGTGGTCTACAAGCAGAACTCCACCTGCATAGATTTTAGAGCGCTGTCTGCCTGCCTGGGGCCTCCTGTCCCGAGAGAGGGCCTGAGGGGTTATCTGATTGAGGCAGCACCTGCAAATGCCTGTCATCCTATCGGGGGTCCACCAGCAGGCAGCAATTCCTCGGCAGCCTTCATCGCGCTCATAAGTAGGTATGACTGCCCGTTGGGAGTTAAGATCCTTCATGCTCAGCAAGCTGGCTATCAAGCTGCTATTGTCCACAATGTGAACTCAGAGAAACTGGTGACAATGGTGACTAATGTTGAAGAAATCAGGCAGAAGGTTGGAATTCCTTCCGTCTTTACTGGAGAATCAGCCTCCAAGCAGCTGAGAAGGGTTATGGGCTCGGAAAAAGGCATTCATGTCACTCTAGTGGTACCTGAACATTATCATAATCCCTGCTGGGACAATGCAAAGCTCTCCATCGGGGACACTGCTAGGCACTACTGGGATCTCCAGTTTGGATATTGCTCCAAACGCATGATTTCTCTTTTCATCCAGGAGTTTGGCATGGCAATCGGCATGATCGTGTGCACCCTGCTGGTTGTGGGCTGCATGAGATGGTGCAGGAAGAGCCAGAACATAACCGTGAGCACGTTCAAAACGGGAGACAAGTATGTTACATGTGTGATCTGCATGGCCGAGTATGAAGAAGGAGACCAACTGAAGATCCTCCCTTGTTCTCATGTCTATCATGGCACATGCATAGACTCGTGGCTTCTCATCCAGTCCCAGTGTAAGACCTGTCCAATTTGCAAACAGCTAGTGACTGTTGCCAGATAG